Proteins from one Mixophyes fleayi isolate aMixFle1 chromosome 9, aMixFle1.hap1, whole genome shotgun sequence genomic window:
- the GPR4 gene encoding G-prodeshotein coupled receptor 4, whose product MSNITPDACNVDSDLDGVLPPSLYAVVFVVGLPANLLALWAAWLQVQKGKELGVYLLNLSLSDLLLICALPPWTDYYLRRDVWGYGPGACRLFGFIFYTNLYVGAAFLSCVSADRYLAVAHPLRFPGARPIRSAAAVSVLVWVLELAVNAPPLFRDAITRDRYNHTFCYESYPLSGKGDALANVGRVLAGFLLPWGIMLLCYAGLLRALRGSASCERREKRRVRRLALGLPCVALLCYGPYHALLLLRSLVFLIGGGSAAGGSCALEERLFPAYHASLAMATLNCLADPALYCLACPGARGEVAKAIGRVVAWAMGKDRAGWQGRVNEGRGSGGRGEELGMVEMIGRGGSSTV is encoded by the coding sequence ATGTCTAACATCACACCGGATGCCTGTAACGTAGACTCAGACTTGGATGGCGTCCTCCCTCCGTCGCTCTACGCCGTTGTTTTTGTGGTGGGGCTTCCAGCCAACCTCCTGGCACTATGGGCAGCCTGGCTTCAGGTGCAGAAAGGAAAAGAACTTGGAGTCTACCTGCTGAATCTCAGCCTCTCCGACCTCCTTCTGATTTGTGCTCTACCACCTTGGACAGACTATTATCTACGGAGGGACGTTTGGGGTTATGGACCGGGGGCTTGTCGTCTATTCGGTTTTATCTTCTATACCAATCTGTATGTGGGTGCTGCCTTCCTGTCCTGTGTCTCCGCTGACCGGTACCTGGCTGTGGCACATCCCCTGAGGTTTCCTGGTGCCAGGCCTATCCGCTCCGCAGCTGCCGTCTCTGTCTTGGTGTGGGTTCTAGAACTGGCAGTTAACGCCCCTCCCTTGTTCAGGGATGCCATCACCCGGGACCGTTACAACCACACCTTCTGCTATGAGAGTTACCCTCTTTCTGGAAAAGGAGATGCCCTCGCCAATGTGGGAAGGGTATTAGCTGGATTTTTATTGCCCTGGGGAATAATGCTCCTATGTTATGCTGGGTTACTGCGAGCTCTTCGGGGGAGTGCATCCTGTGAGCggagggagaagaggagggtGCGTCGCTTGGCCCTGGGGCTTCCCTGTGTGGCACTACTGTGTTATGGGCCCTACCACGCTTTGCTCCTCCTGCGCAGTTTGGTGTTTCTGATTGGCGGAGGCTCAGCAGCAGGAGGAAGCTGTGCCCTGGAGGAGAGGCTGTTCCCCGCTTACCATGCATCGCTGGCCATGGCCACTCTGAACTGTCTAGCAGACCCTGCTCTCTACTGCCTGGCATGTCCGGGTGCCAGAGGGGAGGTGGCAAAGGCAATAGGCAGGGTGGTGGCATGGGCAATGGGGAAGGACAGGGCAGGGTGGCAGGGAAGGGTAAATGAAGGCCGGGGGAGCGGAGGCCGTGGAGAAGAACTCGGGATGGTGGAGATGATTGGGAGAGGGGGAAGTTCTACAGTCTAA